A genomic stretch from Vulpes lagopus strain Blue_001 chromosome 11, ASM1834538v1, whole genome shotgun sequence includes:
- the TMEM258 gene encoding transmembrane protein 258, which yields MELEAMSRYTSPVNPAVFPHLTVVLLAIGMFFTAWFFVYEVTSTKYTRDIYKELLISLVASLFMGFGVLFLLLWVGIYV from the exons ATG GAGCTCGAGGCCATGAGCAGATACACCAGCCCAGTGAACCCTGCCGTCTTCCCCCATCTGACCGTGGTGCTATTGGCAATTGGCATGTTCTTTACCGCCTGGTTCTTCGT TTATGAGGTCACCTCCACCAAGTACACTCGGGATATCTACAAAGAGCTCCTCATCTCCTTGGTGGCCTCACTCTTCATGGGCTTTGGagtcctcttcctgctgctctgggTTGGCATCTACGTATGA
- the FEN1 gene encoding flap endonuclease 1: MGIQGLAKLIADVAPSAIRENDIKSYFGRKVAIDASMSIYQFLIAVRQGGDVLQNEEGETTSHLMGMFYRTIRMMENGIKPVYVFDGKPPQLKSGELAKRSERRAEAEKQLQQAQAAGAEEEVEKFTKRLVKVTKQHNDECKHLLSLMGIPYLDAPSEAEASCAALVKAGKVYAAATEDMDCLTFGSPVLMRHLTASEAKKLPIQEFHLNRILQELGLNQEQFVDLCILLGSDYCESIRGIGPKRAVDLIQKHKSIEEIVRQLDPNKYPVPENWLHKEAQQLFLEPEVLDPESVELKWSEPNEEELVKFMCGEKQFSEERIRSGVRRLSKSRQGSTQGRLDDFFKVTGSLSSAKRKEPEPKGSAKKKAKTGVAGKFKRGK; the protein is encoded by the coding sequence ATGGGAATTCAAGGCCTGGCGAAACTGATTGCTGATGTGGCCCCCAGTGCCATCCGGGAGAATGACATCAAGAGCTACTTTGGCCGCAAGGTGGCTATTGATGCCTCTATGAGCATTTATCAGTTCCTGATTGCTGTTCGCCAGGGTGGGGATGTGCTGCAGAATGAGGAGGGTGAGACTACCAGTCACCTGATGGGCATGTTCTACCGCACCATCCGCATGATGGAGAATGGCATTAAGCCCGTGTATGTCTTTGATGGCAAGCCACCACAGCTCAAGTCAGGTGAGCTGGCCAAACGCAGTGAGCGGCGGGCTGAGGCAGAGAAGCAGCTGCAGCAGGCTCAGGCTGCTGGGGCCGAGGAGGAGGTGGAAAAGTTTACTAAGAGGCTGGTGAAGGTCACCAAGCAACACAACGATGAGTGCAAGCACCTACTGAGCCTCATGGGCATCCCCTACCTTGATGCGCCCAGTGAGGCTGAGGCTAGCTGTGCTGCCCTAGTGAAGGCTGGCAAAGTCTATGCTGCGGCCACTGAGGACATGGATTGCCTGACCTTTGGCAGCCCTGTGCTGATGCGGCACCTGACTGCCAGTGAGGCCAAGAAGCTGCCCATCCAGGAATTCCACCTGAACCGGATTCTGCAGGAGCTGGGCCTGAACCAGGAGCAATTTGTAGATCTGTGCATCCTGCTGGGCAGTGACTACTGTGAGAGCATTCGGGGCATTGGGCCCAAGCGGGCTGTGGACCTCATCCAGAAGCACAAGAGCATTGAGGAGATTGTGCGTCAGCTTGACCCCAACAAGTACCCTGTGCCAGAAAATTGGCTCCACAAGGAGGCCCAGCAGCTCTTCCTGGAGCCCGAGGTGCTTGACCCAGAGTCTGTGGAGCTGAAGTGGAGTGAGCCCAATGAAGAGGAGCTTGTCAAGTTCATGTGTGGGGAAAAGCAGTTCTCGGAGGAGCGAATCCGCAGTGGGGTCAGGCGGCTGAGCAAGAGCCGCCAAGGCAGCACCCAGGGCCGCCTGGATGATTTCTTCAAGGTGACTGGCTCTCTCTCTTCAGCTAAGCGCAAGGAGCCAGAGCCCAAGGGATCTGCTAAGAAGAAGGCAAAGACTGGGGTAGCGGGGAAGttcaaaaggggaaaataa